From Populus trichocarpa isolate Nisqually-1 chromosome 19, P.trichocarpa_v4.1, whole genome shotgun sequence, a single genomic window includes:
- the LOC112325354 gene encoding uncharacterized protein LOC112325354, with protein sequence MKHVLTVRLISKKSLKDSVSRLTGLLEQVLRNTSGEGPSTRPAPLPTNQPEEVMGEHAQEPQHNPVFMQSPTPVPPVPTPVPIVMDAFVNESHKTKPSEDVDQDKMAALEARIRAIEGIDLYDPVRAVEMCLVPNMVVPKKFRVPEFIKYTGTQCPVTHLKSYCNKMAEVVHDEKLLMHFFQDSLSGAALSWYMRLDNTRIHTWKDLVDAFIKQYKYNMDIAPDRTSLSNLEKGDKESIREYAQRWRDLAAQVHPRLLEKEMVALFANTLKAPYYEHVMGSSAQQFTDSVAVAERIEQGVKSGRISAPVEKRGFGVKKREIDHVESSYRSKKGPFQTYNPQSSSPQVANTNFNFPSPARKLEPQSHQVKNQAESFPKRNYRRTSEQLPPLPLPLNEMYQKLLSIGQVVPVPLIPLQPTYPSWYKPDLTCEYHAGIAGHSIHTCNAFRRKLLQLIKAGWIAFEDAPNVNANPLPNHASGSGSVNVLEEEHSKILKVSMDRIYQMMVDARYEEGSEKCCELHNEKGHVNSHCEGSHKKVMQMMSRGMLRIEKATNEEVFMMEAPKKEVCRVQFTTGKPPRLVLSKPVVEHKGNYSALPHDYGYSFKSTPQPPIFQAEIGGLTRSGRCFTPEELEKQRKAKGKEGADVTEEINKPITEEETNEFLKLMKHSEYSVVEQLKKTPARISLFSLILSFEPHRKALQKVLNEAYVPQNINQETMEHLVGRIQASNYIYFTEDELSPDGTGHNKPLYITVRCKDILIGKVLIDNGSALNVLPMHMLKEMPVDESHMKPSTLMARAYDGSPRPIIGTLEIELYVGPQMFLITLQVMDIHPSYSILLGRPWIHAAGAVASSLHQCLKYIMNGMLITVKAEETVSMIRNVAIPFIEAEDCRDGNIHAFEIVNAEWVPEGTVLRKPKIPETAKMAAKCFLKHEAPFQCNPETRMPSLIKPNCANQRFGLGYKPKKDNYKRFTQVKREARMARIEGREPEEEGLVIPPLRVSFPKAAEVIRSGIVDLHINTLESQEEKRIEEADLEIKDEVLPQLSIHTIDQPPARFFVRRLAEGEVYQNWKMEPAPIVFKKNSESSIDPQNHCTKNNWPNFDNMIAMDDEEWEEEDLKEFTRLVEISEKAWEPASEKLEVINVGDEQDNKELKIGTLVTTEERNRLISLLHEYVDVFAWTYADMPGLDTDIVVHKIPLIEGSKPIKQKTRRMRPDMLLKVKSEIRKQWDAGFLDVVQYPQWVANVVVVPKKDGKIRVCVDYRDLNKASPKDDFPLPHIDILVDNAARNATYSFMDGFSGYNQIRMAEEDKEKTTFVTPWGTFCYKVMPFGLKNAGATYQRAMVTLFHDLMHQEVEVYVDDILAKSKKKEDHVQVLRRLFERLRKFHLKLNPAKCSFGVKTGKLLGFIVSGRGIEVDPDKAKAIQEMPAPRTEKEVRSFLGRLNYIARFISQLTVTCEPIFRLLEKKNPGVWDDDCQEAFDKIKRYLQNPPLLVPPTPGRPLILYLTVTETAMGCVLGQHDESGRKEQAIYYLSKKFNDCESRYTTIERLCCALVWSAKRLRQYMLYYTTWLISKLDPLKYICEKPYLSSRIARWQVLLAEYDIVFMTRKVVKGSIIADHLADHAMENYEPLNFDLPDEDVIVVEDESGENDQWTLYFDGAVNVSGNGAGAVVISPENKQYPVSTRLLFECTNNTAEYEACIIGLEAALELKANKLEVFGDSLLIIYQVKGEWQTKDEKLKLYQSYLLKLADEFEEIKFTHVSRDKNQFADALATLASMTQVDAKSRIQPINIEARSFQAHCYFIEESPDGKPWYNDIKEFLQHREYPEGISKTDEKTLRRMTMGFYLDGEILYKRSFDGTLLRCLNENEIEQALKEVHEGICATHANGHTMAKQIQRAGYFWLTMERDCVDYMRKCHKCQIYGDKISAPPAPLFNMISPWPFDMWGLDVIGPINPKASNGHRFILVAIDYFTKWVEASSYAHVTQKVVKRFIERDLVCRYGLPARLVTDNAQNFNGKLIDELCTKWKIKHLNSSPYRPKMNGAVEAANKNLKKIIQKMVITYKDWHEMLPYTLHAYRTTVRTSTNATPYSLVYGMEAVVPLEIEIPSLRILKDAELDESEWARSRFEQLNLIDERRLAAICHHQLYQSRIAKAYNKKVKPRVFEEGDLVLRKISLASGEDQSKWAPNYEGPYVVKKAFSGGALILTNMDGRDLPRPVNSDVVKKYYA encoded by the exons ATGAAGCACGTGCTTACCGTGAGGCTCATTTCCAAGAAGAGTTTAAAGGACAGTGTGTCTCGCCTCACCGGCTTACTCGAGCAAGTACTAAGGAATACCTCGGGTGAAGGTCCTTCAACTAGGCCTGCTCCTCTCCCAACAAACCAACCTGAAGAGGTAATGGGAGAACATGCGCAGGAACCCCAACACAATCCAGTTTTCATGCAGTCGCCAACACCCGTACCACCTGTACCAACACCAGTACCAATTGTCATGGATGCATTCGTTAATGAGTCCCACAAAACTAAGCCATCTGAGGATGTTGATCAAGACAAGATGGCAGCACTAGAGGCCAGGATTAGGGCCATTGAGGGAATAGACTTATATGACCCTGTGCGAGCTGTAGAAATGTGTCTAGTCCCTAATATGGTGGTACCAAAGAAATTTCGAGTTCCGGAATTTATCAAATACACCGGCACTCAATGCCCTGTTACCCATCTTAAATCTTATTGCAACAAAATGGCAGAAGTAGTTCACGATGAAAAACTACTAATGCATTTCTTCCAAGACAGCTTGAGTGGAGCGGCATTGAGTTGGTATATGAGGTTAGATAATACCAGGATCCATACATGGAAGGACCTCGTGGATGCTTTCATCAAGCAATATAAATACAACATGGATATTGCTCCTGACAGAACCAGTTTGTCTAACTTGGAGAAAGGAGATAAAGAAAGCATAAGAGAGTATGCTCAAAGATGGAGAGATTTGGCAGCACAAGTCCACCCCCGTCTCTTGGAAAAGGAAATGGTTGCTCTGTTTGCTAACACACTAAAAGCGCCATACTATGAACACGTGATGGGTAGTTCGGCCCAACAATTCACGGATTCTGTGGCCGTGGCTGAACGAATAGAACAAGGAGTAAAGAGTGGAAGAATCTCTGCACCTGTGGAGAAAAGAGGTTTCGGAGTGAAGAAGAGAGAGATCGACCATGTCGAAAGTAGTTACAGAAGCAAGAAAGGCCCTTTCCAAACATATAACCCTCAATCCTCTTCACCCCAAGTTGCCAACACCAACTTCAACTTTCCAAGTCCAGCCAGAAAACTTGAACCCCAAAGCCACCAAGTAAAAAACCAAGCTGAAAGTTTCCCCAAAAGAAACTACCGAAGAACCTCAGAACAATTGCCTCCATTACCGTTACCCCTAAATGAGATGTACCAAAAGCTGCTAAGTATTGGGCAAGTAGTCCCTGTGCCTTTGATACCCCTCCAACCAACTTACCCCAGCTGGTATAAGCCAGATCTCACTTGCGAATACCATGCCGGTATAGCTGGACACAGCATCCATACTTGCAATGCCTTCAGGAGAAAACTTCTGCAACTGATCAAAGCAGGATGGATAGCATTTGAAGATGCCCCTAATGTCAATGCAAACCCTCTACCCAATCATGCTTCGGGTAGTGGGTCTGTAAACGTGTTAGAAGAGGAACACTCAAAAATCTTAAAGGTATCAATGGATAGGATCTACCAAATGATGGTAGATGCAAGGTATGAAGAGGGTAGCGAGAAATGTTGTGAACTTCATAATGAAAAAGGCCACGTGAACAGCCATTGCGAGGGCTCTCATAAAAAAGTGATGCAAATGATGAGTCGAGGGATGCTGCGAATTGAGAAAGCAACAAATGAAGAGGTGTTCATGATGGAGGCACCAAAGAAAGAGGTGTGTCGAGTGCAATTCACTACCGGAAAGCCACCTAGATTGGTCTTGTCCAAACCAGTAGTGGAACATAAAGGGAACTATAGTGCTTTACCTCACGACTATGGGTACTCTTTCAAAAGCACTCCACAACCGCCTATCTTTCAAGCAGAAATTGGGGGTTTGACCCGTAGTGGCAGATGTTTCACCCCAGAAGAgttggaaaaacaaagaaaagctaAGGGAAAAGAAGGGGCTGATGTAACTGAAGAAATAAACAAACCCATCACGGAAGAGGAAACCAACGAATTCCTAAAGCTGATGAAACACAGTGAATATAGTGTTGTTGAACAGCTCAAGAAAACACCAGCCAGAATATCGTTATTTTCTCTGATTCTAAGCTTTGAGCCACATAGAAAGGCTTTACAAAAAGTACTGAATGAAGCATATGTTCCTCAAAACATCAATCAAGAAACCATGGAACATTTAGTAGGAAGAATCCAGGCCTCAAATTATATATACTTCACTGAAGATGAATTGAGTCCTGATGGTACTGGGCACAACAAGCCGTTATACATTACGGTGCGTTGCAAGGATATTCTGATCGGAAAGGTGCTCATTGACAATGGTTCTGCATTGAACGTCCTACCAATGCATATGTTGAAAGAAATGCCTGTCGATGAGTCACACATGAAGCCTAGCACCTTGATGGCGAGAGCATATGATGGTTCGCCAAGGCCGATCATTGGGACCCTAGAAATAGAGCTATATGTGGGGCCACAAATGTTCTTGATAACATTACAAGTAATGGACATTCATCCATCTTACAGCATACTATTAGGAAGGCCATGGATTCATGCAGCTGGAGCAGTGGCTTCTTCATTGCACCAATGCTTGAAGTATATCATGAACGGAATGCTTATAACTGTCAAAGCCGAAGAGACAGTTTCCATGATAAGAAATGTGGCCATACCTTTTATTGAAGCAGAAGATTGTAGAGATGGGAATattcatgcttttgaaattgtgaATGCAGAATGGGTTCCTGAAGGCACAGTGCTGAGAAAGCCTAAAATCCCAGAAACGGCGAAGATGGCTGCCAAATGCTTTTTAAAGCATGAGGCTCCTTTTCAATGTAATCCTGAGACCAGAATGCCTAGCCTGATCAAGCCAAACTGTGCAAATCAAAGATTTGGGCTTGGATATAAGCCCAAGAAAGACAATTACAAGCGGTTCACTCAGGTTAAAAGAGAAGCAAGAATGGCGAGGATTGAAGGAAGAGAGCCAGAAGAAGAGGGACTTGTCATCCCACCACTCCGAGTGTCTTTCCCAAAGGCTGCAGAAGTGATTAGATCTGGCATAGTGGATCTTCACATCAATACCTTGGAGAGCCAAGAAGAAAAACGAATAGAGGAAGCGGATCTGGAGATAAAGGATGAGGTTTTGCCACAACTCTCCATTCACACCATTGATCAACCTCCTGCCAGATTTTTCGTGCGAAGATTGGCTGAAGGAGAGGTGTACCAGAACTGGAAGATGGAGCCTGCTCCTATTgtgtttaaaaa GAATTCTGAAAGTTCCATCGATCCGCAAAATCATTGCACTAAGAATAATTGGCCAAACTTTGATAATATGATTGCAATGGATGATGAAGAATGGGAAGAGGAAGATCTAAAAGAGTTTACTAGGCTGGTAGAAATTTCAGAAAAAGCCTGGGAACCGGCCAGTGAGAAACTAGAAGTCATTAACGTCGGAGATGAACAAGATAATAAGGAATTAAAGATTGGCACTCTTGTCACAACTGAAGAAAGAAATAGACTAATCTCTCTATTACACGAGTATGTAGATGTTTTTGCCTGGACTTATGCCGACATGCCTGGTCTAGATACTGACATAGTTGTACATAAGATTCCTTTAATCGAAGGGAGCAAGCCAATTAAGCAGAAAACCAGACGAATGCGCCCGGACATGTTACTCAAGGTAAAGTCCGAGATACGAAAACAGTGGGATGCAGGGTTTCTAGATGTAGTCCAATATCCACAATGGGTAGCTAATGTGGTCGTAGTCCCAAAAAAGGATGGGAAGATTCGGGTGTGTGTGGACTATAGAGATTTGAACAAGGCGAGCCCAAAAGATGATTTTCCTTTGCCCCATATAGACATTCTCGTTGATAATGCTGCAAGAAATGCTACATATTCTTTTATGGATGGATTCTCTGGTTATAATCAAATTAGAATGGCTGAAGAAGATAAAGAGAAGACCACTTTTGTCACACCATGGGGAACGTTTTGCTATAAAGTAATGCCATTCGGATTGAAGAATGCTGGAGCCACatatcaaagagcaatggtcACCCTATTCCACGATTTGATGCACCAAGAAGTGGAAGTTTATGTGGATGACATACttgcaaaatcaaagaaaaaggaagatcaTGTGCAAGTGTTAAGAAGACTATTTGAAAGGCTTCGAAAATTCCATCTAAAGTTGAACCCTGCAAAATGCTCATTTGGGGTGAAGACAGGAAAATTATTAGGCTTCATTGTGAGTGGTCGAGGAATAGAAGTTGATCCTGATAAAGCTAAAGCTATCCAGGAGATGCCTGCTCCTAGAACAGAAAAGGAAGTACGAAGTTTTCTCGGGCGCCTGAATTACATAGCTCGATTTATATCCCAGTTGACGGTGACTTGTGAACCAATCTTTCGTTTGCTCGAAAAGAAAAATCCTGGAGTATGGGATGACGATTGTCAAGAAGcctttgataaaataaagaggTACTTGCAAAACCCACCATTACTAGTACCGCCAACACCGGGGAGGCCTTTGATCCTGTACTTGACAGTAACAGAAACAGCTATGGGCTGCGTGTTGGGACAACATGATGAGTCAGGAAGGAAAGAGCAAGCTATCTACTACTTgagtaaaaaattcaatgactGTGAGTCGAGATATACAACAATTGAGAGGTTGTGTTGTGCCTTGGTTTGGAGTGCAAAAAGACTCCGGCAGTATATGCTATACTACACAACctggttgatttcaaaattagatCCGCTCAAGTATATTTGTGAAAAGCCTTATCTGTCAAGTAGAATAGCAAGGTGGCAAGTGTTGTTGGCAGAATATGACATTGTCTTTATGACAAGAAAAGTTGTAAAAGGAAGCATAATTGCCGATCATCTTGCAGATCATGCCATGGAAAACTACGAGCCGCTAAACTTTGACCTCCCAGATGAAGACGTGATAGTAGTCGAAGATGAAAGTGGGGAAAACGATCAGTGGACCCTCTACTTTGATGGGGCAGTAAATGTATCGGGGAATGGAGCTGGAGCTGTAGTGATTTCCCCAGAAAATAAGCAGTATCCCGTTTCAACAAGGTTACTGTTTGAATGTACCAATAACACTGCCGAGTACGAAGCCTGCATCATTGGCCTGGAGGCTGCTCTAGAACTTAAGGCCAATAAGCTCGAGGTCTTTGGGGATTCCTTACTAATCATCTACCAAGTCAAAGGTGAGTGGCAAACCAAGGATGAGAAGTTGAAGTTGTATCAAAGTTATCTCTTGAAGTTAGCcgatgaatttgaagaaatcaAATTCACCCATGTAAGCAGAGATAAGAATCAGTTTGCTGATGCCTTAGCAACCTTAGCTTCGATGACACAAGTTGATGCTAAAAGCAGGATACAACCAATAAATATCGAGGCCAGAAGCTTTCAAGCTCATTGTTACTTCATTGAAGAATCTCCAGATGGGAAACCATGGTACAATGATATCAAAGAGTTTCTCCAGCATCGAGAATATCCTGAAGGGATTTCCAAAACAGATGAAAAGACTTTAAGAAGAATGACTATGGGTTTTTACTTGGATGGGGAAATCTTATATAAAAGGTCATTTGATGGGACTCTGCTCAGATGTTTGAATGAAAATGAGATTGAACAAGCATTAAAAGAAGTCCATGAGGGGATCTGTGCTACACATGCTAATGGGCATACAATGGCGAAACAAATTCAAAGGGCTGGATACTTCTGGTTGACCATGGAGAGAGATTGTGTAGACTATATGAGAAAATGCCATAAGTGTCAAATATATGGCGACAAGATAAGCGCGCCTCCGGCACCTCTGTTCAATATGATCTCGCCTTGGCCTTTTGATATGTGGGGTTTGGATGTTATAGGGCCAATCAACCCCAAAGCGAGCAATGGGCATAGATTCATTTTGGTGGCCATCGACTACTTCACCAAATGGGTAGAAGCCAGCTCTTATGCCCATGTAACACAGAAAGTAGTCAAGAGATTTATTGAAAGGGATTTGGTCTGTCGTTATGGTCTGCCGGCAAGATTGGTAACCGACAACGCCCAGAACTTTAATGGGAAGCTGATTGACGAATTGTGCACCAAATGGAAGATTAAGCACCTCAACTCTTCCCCTTAtagaccaaagatgaatggGGCAGTCGAAGCAGCTAACAAGAATCTCAAGAAGATTATCCAGAAAATGGTGATCACCTACAAGGATTGGCACGAGATGCTCCCATACACACTTCATGCATACCGTACCACGGTTAGAACTTCTACAAATGCCACCCCATACTCTTTagtatatggaatggaggcggtTGTGCCCTTGGAAATAGAAATCCCATCACTGCGGATCCTGAAGGATGCAGAACTGGACGAATCAGAATGGGCAAGGTCAAGATTTGAGCAGCTAAACTTGATCGATGAGAGAAGACTAGCAGCTATTTGCCATCACCAGTTATACCAAAGCAGGATAGCCAAAGCTTACAACAAGAAAGTCAAACCAAGGGTGTTCGAGGAAGGAGATTTGGTGTTAAGGAAGATCTCACTAGCGTCAGGAGAAGATCAAAGTAAGTGGGCACCAAACTACGAAGGGCCATATGTGGTGAAAAAGGCCTTTTCTGGAGGGGCTTTAATTCTGACTAATATGGATGGAAGGGATCTACCAAGGCCTGTAAACTCAGATGTTGTAAAGAAGTACTATGCCTGA
- the LOC112325355 gene encoding uncharacterized protein LOC112325355, whose translation MYQKLLSIGQVVPMPLTPLQPPYPSWYKPDLTCEYHAGIAGHNIHTCNAFKRKLMQLIKAGWIAFEDAPNVNVNPLPNHASGSGSVNMLEVEHLKILKVSMDRIYQMMVDARYKEGSEKCCELHNVKGHVISHCEGFHKKVMQMMSRGLLRIEKATSGEVFMMEAPNKEVCRVQFTTGKPPKLVLSKPVVEHKGNYIALPHDYGYSFKSTQQPPIFQAEIGGLTRSGKCFTPEELEKQRKAKGKEEVDVTEEINKPVTEEETSEFLKLMKHSEYSVVEQLKKTPARISLFSLILSSEPHRKALQKVLNEAYVPQDINQEAMEHLVGRIQASNYIYFTEDELSPDCIGHNKPLYITVRCKDILIRKILIDNGSALNVLPMHMLKEMDK comes from the exons ATGTACCAAAAGCTACTAAGTATCGGGCAAGTAGTCCCCATGCCTTTGACACCCCTACAACCACCTTACCCCAGTTGGTATAAGCCGGATCTCACTTGTGAATACCATGCCGGTATAGCTGGACACAACATCCATACCTGCAACGCCTTCAAGAGAAAACTTATGCAACTGATCAAAGCAGGATGGATAGCATTTGAAGATGCCCCTAATGTGAATGTGAACCCTCTACCCAATCATGCTTCAGGTAGTGGGTCTGTAAACATGTTGGAAGTGGAACACTTAAAAATCTTAAAGGTGTCAATGGATAGGATCTACCAAATGATGGTAGATGCAAGGTACAAAGAGGGTAGCGAGAAGTGCTGTGAACTTCATAATGTAAAAGGCCATGTGATCAGCCATTGCGAGGGCTTTCACAAAAAAGTGATGCAAATGATGAGTCGTGGGTTGCTACGAATTGAGAAAGCAACAAGTGGAGAGGTGTTCATGATGGAGGCACCAAATAAAGAGGTGTGTCGAGTACAATTCACTACCGGAAAGCCACCCAAATTGGTCCTATCCAAACCAGTAGTGGAACATAAAGGGAATTATATCGCTTTACCTCATGATTATGGGTATTCTTTCAAAAGCACTCAGCAACCGCCTATTTTTCAAGCAGAAATTGGGGGATTGACCCGTAGTGGCAAATGTTTCACTCCAGAAGAgctggaaaaacaaagaaaagctaagggtaaagaggAGGTTGACGTGACTGAGGAAATAAACAAACCTGTCACGGAAGAGGAAACCAGCGAATTCTTAAAGCTGATGAAACACAGTGAATATAGTGTTGTTGAACAACTCAAGAAAACTCCAGCAAGAATAtcattattttctcttattttaagCTCTGAGCCACACAGGAAGGCTCTACAAAAGGTATTGAATGAAGCATACGTTCCTCAAGACATCAATCAAGAAGCCATGGAACATTTAGTGGGAAGAATCCAGGCCTCGAATTATATATACTTCACTGAAGATGAATTGAGTCCTGATTGTATTGGGCACAATAAGCCACTATACATTACGGTGCGTTGCAAGGATATTCTGATCAGAAAGATACTCATCGATAATGGTTCTGCACTGAACGTCCTACCAATGCATATGCTGAAAGAAAT ggacaaataa